Within Peromyscus leucopus breed LL Stock chromosome 7, UCI_PerLeu_2.1, whole genome shotgun sequence, the genomic segment AGACTTGCTCATTTGTTTTGGTTCTAGAGATGGAACCTAGGCCTCATGagtgctagacaagcactgtacTGAACTGTACCCCCAGCCCAGTCTTGTGAAATAAGCCCCTATACGGAGATTCCATGAGGAATTAAAACCTTTCAAAGTGTATCATGAGATAACACTGAACTTTCCAGTGCATAGGATGACACCTGTCAGATGTGAGGTACATATAACTCAAGTCTTGTTCAGACTTCAGAGTCCATCTTATCTGTCCCCCTGGGTTACTCAGGTGAAAAGTGTCAAGAGTTGAAATCAAGGAGTATGCCCTGATCGTGGCAAATCTGGGTATTTCATGGCAAATCTGGGTATTTCATGGCAAAACAGTAGTTAAGGAGGCTGGGCTGTATCTCAGTGGTgtaacacttgcctagcatgcagagaTCTTAGGTTTAATAACCCAGTACTGCCCACCCACCACCAAAAAAACCCGGTGGGTAGGGTTCTACCTCTGCCACTTAGTAGCTGTGATACTGGTCAAGTGTCGTGAGGAAACTGAAAGTGAAACTGGGGCATTTATGATAGGCAGGAGTAGAAGCAGTAATCCAAATGGAAAAGCCTTCGGTGACTTTACAAAGTGCTACGTTCACTTCAGGTGGATAGATGACTCTCCCCTAGCAAACAATGAAGAGAGAATACAACACCCTAGAAGTCACAGAACAAGGATGCTGCGTTGCTTTTTTAATTGCATGGGTAGttttaaataaatggagaaagcaCCTTCCAGAAGCTACACTAGCAAGAAGATTCAGGCATTTACATAGtaaatttctataattttaaCAAAGATTCTTGATCTTCACTTGGACTGTACATAAGGAAAGACAAGCCCCTCAGGTTGGTGTTTGCTTGTAGAAGTAAACTAAAAAACCTGGGTAGCCAAGAGCGGGGAGGAGAAATGATCAAAGGCCATTCATAAACCCCAAGTCCACTTTCGGACATGTCAAGAGGCAGGTGTGAAGGTGTACACCtatgtaagcccagcacttgggaggtggaggcaggagggtcaggagtttcagcctagcctcagctacatagtttgaagccagcctggggatAACTGTCAAGTGACCCTCCAGTATTGTGGGGCAAACTACCACCTTTAAGATCTCTCAAAAGCTGTAGTTGAGAATTACGATATTTTTGAATACCTTAGACGGCTGGGTGTCAAAAGACAATACTTGGAAGTGATCTATGAAGTTGAAAAGAATACTTTAGAGGAACTCTTTCTCTGCTATCCTCTAAGGCAGTGTAATGGTCAAGGGAAGGGACCCAGTGCTGGGTGGCTCTTTAGACACTAATCAGCTGGGGAAAGAGTTCATTGGCAAAAGTGTCCTCCCAAGAATGGTCTGTACCAAGTGGAGAAGACATGTCActgaagggggaaggggagccCTCATATCCACAGTCACTATAAGCATCCagcagacaggaggatggctTCAGACAGTGGCTGGATGAAAGCAGGTTTGAGATGCCCAGCTCTGGAATGAAGTCTTCTTCCAAAGGTTCTTTCTTCACTGAGACAATGAATTCAGGGTGATCTTCCTCTGGAGAGCTGAGAGGTGCTTCCTCAATTTTCACTACCACATTAGTTTGGCTCTCTGTCTCAGAGGGGATCTCTAAGACTAGAGGCTTGGTGTATACATGGTCAAAACGAATGAGTTCATTAATGGCTTCCAGCTTGGCTGATGAGGTCCCCACTGACAGAGAAAGGGAGGCTGGTAAGGAACTAGGTCCTTCTGGGTAGACCTCTGGGAGTTCCTCCAGATTGGCAGACTCTGGGGATGGACATTTGAAAAACATGACAGGGTCCAACTTGTCCAGAATGCCCAAAAGGATATCAGACtgcaaaagataaaacaaaagagtTCACTGTTAGAATGAATTGACAGTCTACCAGGAACTCTTACTAGTACTGAGTTCCAAAATGTCAGTTAGGCCTTATGCTCTCAGATCACAGGACCCACCCACCAGAACAGCTTCTCCCCACTTGATGGAGATTAAGTGACTAATGCTCACCCCAACCCTACCAACCCTAACTTCTCCATTTGCCCGGGTAGGCATGTCACACATCATCCAGCTACTACAGAACGAGCCATTCTCGTATAGCGCTTTAGCAAGGCGGAATGAGCTCTACCTCAGAGTCTGAAGAGTCAACAGCGTCAGAATCCATGGGAAGATGTTCTGGGGAGGTGACAGCTGGGCCTGCACCTGCTGCAGAGGTGCACGTAGTCTGAGTGCTGCGGACTCAGCAGACCCGGCCACCGGCCTTACTCCATTTCCCTGGAAGGAAAGGCCAAAGTGAGGAAACAGCCAAAGTCTC encodes:
- the Xbp1 gene encoding LOW QUALITY PROTEIN: X-box-binding protein 1 (The sequence of the model RefSeq protein was modified relative to this genomic sequence to represent the inferred CDS: deleted 2 bases in 1 codon), producing MVVVAAAPNAAAAAPKVLLLSGQPSAGGRALPLMVSGSRAAGSEAGGAPQARKRQRLTHLSPEEKALRRKLKNRVAAQTARDRKKARMSELEQQVVDLEEENQKLLLENQLLREKTHGLVIENQELRTRLGMDVLTTEEAPETESKGNGVRPVAGSAESAALRLRASAAGAGPAVTSPEHLPMDSDAVDSSDSESDILLGILDKLDPVMFFKCPSPESANLEELPEVYPEGPSSLPASLSLSVGTSSAKLEAINELIRFDHVYTKPLVLEIPSETESQTNVVVKIEEAPLSSPEEDHPEFIVSVKKEPLEEDFIPELGISNLLSSSHCLKPSSCLLDAYSDCGYEGSPSPFSDMSSPLGTDHSWEDTFANELFPQLISV